In Gopherus flavomarginatus isolate rGopFla2 chromosome 1, rGopFla2.mat.asm, whole genome shotgun sequence, a single genomic region encodes these proteins:
- the TMEM45A gene encoding transmembrane protein 45A — translation MGNFKGHALPGSFFLLFGLWWSVKYPLKYVCRKNKNACYLGSRAGFQRLEFIEGIIKAVFALIGMIAEQFVPDGPHLKLYNYEEKHWDHLMNWQHATMYLFYGISGLVDVVAHGTNALPVALDRMMLSLAVFIEGFLFYYHIHGRDMLDFHVHQLLLVAIFGAALCILLEVFFRGSIVLEMLRTSLCILQGSWLWQIGFVLYPPNGRLEWNQMDHNNMMFLTMCYCWHYAFAFLILAVNYTIVSWVVRSKIKQAQSVEMGLLKTSERDHESEDEI, via the exons ATGGGCAATTTCAAAGGTCATGCTCTGCCTGGgagttttttcctcctctttggcTTGTGGTGGTCAGTGAAGTACCCACTAAAATATGTCTGTCGAAAGAACAAGAATGCTTGTTACCTTGGTTCCAGGGCAGGATTTCAGCGTCTGGAATTTATTGAGGGGATCATCAAAGCAGTATTTGCCCTGATTG GTATGATAGCTGAGCAGTTTGTTCCTGATGGACCACATCTGAAGTTGTATAATTATGAGGAAAAACACTGGGATCACTTGATGAACTGGCAGCATGCCACCATGTATCTCTTCTACGGCATCTCAGGGCTGGTTGACGTTGTGGCTCATGGCACCAATGCATTGCCAGTGGCCTTGGATAGGATGATGCTTTCGTTAGCAGTTTTCATCGAAG GTTTTCTCTTTTATTACCACATACATGGGCGAGATATGCTGGATTTTCATGTTCATCAGTTACTTTTAGTGGCTATCTTTGGAGCAGCTTTGTGCATATTGCTGGAAGTCTTCTTCCGCGGCAGCATTGTCCTTGAGATGCTCCGGACGAGTCTCTGCATTCTGCAAGGTAGCTGGCTCTGGCAG ATTGGTTTTGTACTTTATCCTCCAAATGGCAGACTGGAATGGAACCAAATGGATCACAATAATATGATGTTCTTGACAATGTGCTATTGCTGGCATTATGCCTTTGCTTTTCTCATACTTGCAGTGAATTACACTATTGTTAGCTG GGTAGTTCGTTCAAAGATTAAACAGGCCCAGTCTGTGGAGATGGGATTACTGAAGACATCCGAACGAGATCACGAATCAGAAGACGAAATCTAG